A section of the Alkalihalobacillus sp. LMS39 genome encodes:
- a CDS encoding TetR/AcrR family transcriptional regulator, with amino-acid sequence MRIVKNPEERRNEILDEAEILFTTKGYVETTIKDILDAVGIAKGTLYYYFKSKEEIMDAIVMRFINAGVEMAKAIAEEPSMGAHEKIMSILMAQKPDTGRKAEMIEQLHNVNNAEMHQKSLVETIHCLTPILTDVIEQGIKEGTFQTPYPKETVEFLLVSSQFLFDEGIFQWEPNELAEKAVAFVHILETTLGAQKGSFHYVLDVLAQSHTEVGDSNE; translated from the coding sequence ATGCGTATTGTTAAAAACCCAGAGGAAAGAAGAAATGAAATATTAGATGAAGCTGAAATTCTTTTTACAACAAAGGGATATGTGGAAACGACAATTAAAGACATACTTGATGCGGTAGGGATAGCGAAAGGTACGTTATATTATTACTTCAAATCAAAGGAAGAAATTATGGATGCCATTGTCATGAGATTTATTAATGCCGGAGTCGAAATGGCAAAAGCCATTGCAGAAGAACCGAGTATGGGAGCGCATGAAAAAATAATGAGCATTTTAATGGCGCAAAAGCCAGATACAGGAAGGAAGGCAGAGATGATCGAGCAATTGCATAATGTCAATAATGCCGAGATGCATCAGAAAAGCTTAGTTGAAACGATTCATTGTCTTACGCCAATACTGACGGATGTTATAGAACAAGGTATTAAAGAAGGAACATTTCAAACTCCTTATCCTAAAGAAACTGTAGAATTTTTATTAGTGTCTTCCCAATTTTTATTTGATGAAGGTATTTTCCAGTGGGAACCAAATGAACTAGCAGAAAAGGCGGTCGCGTTTGTTCATATTTTAGAAACGACGTTAGGGGCTCAAAAAGGGAGCTTTCACTATGTGTTAGACGTTCTTGCTCAATCTCATACTGAAGTAGGTGACTCGAATGAATAA